GTTTATAACACAACTTTAAATAATTCTTAAAATTACAGTTATCTCCAATCATTATATGTGAATTATGAATCAATCGTTGATAATGAGTAATAATCTTTACCGGAGATATGAACATGAATCCCAACGGATGAAAAAAAAATACTTCCCATATAATTTTGAGAGTTTGAAATCTCTTCAGTTGTTCCATTCGGCATAACTGTCTCAGCTGTAAAGTCATGTTATTTGTGTATAACAAATAAACTTCTTATTTAATATTTTCATATAATTCTTATTGAATTCTAACGATTTTAATTATAAAAACTTCGATTCGCGATTCAAATATTACACAATGCACTAACTTAACCAGAGATAATTATATAGAGTTCCCTTGCTGAACTATTTAGAATTTTGGTAATCGTTCTATGAACGAACTGTTACTCAAAACAGCGAATGAATCTGAATCTCTTAAGTCTTCGAGTGTTTGACAATTCATATAACTCATACAGCTTCGTAATCCATCTACCACACTGTCAATAACATTTTTCACCACTCCTTTGTAGGGCACCATTGTTTCTTCGCCTTCGATAAAAACATTTTTCAGCTTAACACCAAAACTTGCACTGCCGCGATATTTTTTCCAGAGCTGACCTCCGTACTTAATAACTTCACCCGGAGTTTCTTTAGTACCAGCGATCATTCTACCAAGCATGACTGCATCAGCACCGAGGCAAACAGCTTTTGCAATATCACCCGCACTTTTTATTCCTCCATCGGCAATTATTTTTATATCGAGTTTATTTTTCTCTCGTTGAAAATAAACATTTAATAATGATGAAACCTGCCCAATCCCAATCCCCGTTTGTATTGAAGTTGTACAAACGCTACCATTACCAATTCCAACACGGATTGCATCGGCGCCAGAATCGACAAGCGTTTGAAGCATCGCACCATGGGCGATGTTCCCAACTATTATTTTTACAGAATATTTTTTCTTTATTTCCTCAGTCTTCTGAAGCACATAAGTATTGCTCGCATTCGCAGTGTCAATGCAGATAATATAATTTTTCTCAGCAAGTTTTTCTATAATCGACTCATTTGTATCAAGTCCGATTGACACGGCCCGAATTCCTTCATTTTCATCTCCATTATTAATCAAAGAGTCAAGAGAAGAATCAAATCTATTTAAGATACCAATTGCACCAAGATTTGTAAGTTCATTACACATTTCTATCCCAGTGACGGTATCCATTGGGCTTGAAAGAACTGGGACGTTTAGATTATGACCTAAGACATCGGTTCCAATCTTTATGTCTGACCTTGACCTAAGTTCAGATATTTTAGTAGGAATTAGACTAATATCATCATAAGTCAATGAGTAATTATAATTGTTTAATTCTTCTTTGGTATAAATTTTCATTCGTTCTCCAAGTCAAAGGTTTTTTCTTACATTTTATCTTACACTAGTTGTAAATTTTTCACAAAAAAACCCTGACCATTCTTGCTATTAAAGAAGCAAATAAGTCAGGGTTTGAGCTGTACCTGAAGTATTAATTAAAGTTTTATTAACACTTCACGCATTTTATTTTATTTCATCCCAATGTTAGGGACCTGTTTTCCAGTAACATTTAACGATTTAGCCACTGAAAAACTTGATTTTGTTCCAGTTGCTTTATTTCCAACAAATGTTAATGTCCAAGTACCCAAATATTTATAATAGCCAGTTCCGGGAATTTGACATTCGAATTCTTGATCTTTAAGTACAAGGGTATTCCCAGCATTGTAAGTTACCTGCTCACCTCTCGGATTCCTTAATCTCACACTTACCATCACAACATCATCGGAAGTACAGAAGGCGTAGAAAGCTAAACCTTCGGAACCACCCACAAGAGTAACGGGTTGAGCAGTAAGGTTAAAATTTGGCGGGTAATCCGTTGGACCTGGATCGACGGGGTTACTTTCCTCTTTTTTACAGCTTGAACTTGTTAGTGTAAAAAATAAGGTTGCAACGAATAGAAGGTACATTAATTTTTTCATGAATTTTTACTCCTTTCGTTAAATTTTTCGAACAAAAATAGTACATATCTTAGATAATATCAATTATTAAATGCAAGTTGCTAATTTCAACACAGTCATTCAAATATTTGATTTCTTATGATTTTGTTCATATTCCATGGTGCCTTTTCACCACCCAGATATTTGCTGAACCAATCGAGATGAGCATTGTAGTAAAGCGGCATAGATTTTACGAAACTTGGCCAGTGACCATCGTTTTTGAAGATGATTAGTCTTGAATCAACACCCATTTTTTGCAGGTCAGTAAAGTATTCCACGCTTTGCGAGTATGGTACTCGGAAGTCAAGTTTTCCCGTAATCACTAAAGTCGGTGTACTGAAGTTCTTCACATAATTCGAGGGGGACCATTTATCATAAATATCTTTTGAGTCCCAAGGTGTTCCACCTAGGTCCCACTCTGGGAACCAAAGTTCTTCGGTAGAACTATACATTGAACGCAAATCATAAACTCCCATCATCGAAACTAAACATTTGAAACGTTTTGTTTTTGCTTGAAACCAATTCATCATGTAACCGCCGTAAGACCAACCCATTGCACCAATTCGATCCTTATCAACGAACGGAAGTTTTTCAACTTCATTCATCACAGCCATTAAATCTTCATAAACTTTTCCTCCCCAATCTTTGGAAATTTCCGAGGTAAATTTCTGTCCATAACCTGTAGAGCCGCGGGGATTTGGAAAGACAACTATGTAACCTTTTCCAGGATAAACTTGCCAATCACCTCTGAATGCATCCATCCATTGCGATTGAGGACCTCCATGGACATTAAGAATTACAGGATACTTCTTCGCTCTATTAAAATTATGCGGCTTAACAACAAAGTAATGAATTTTCGTTCCGTCTTTGCTCTCAGTCCAATATGCTTCAGCCGGACGAATATCTATTTCATTCTCAAAGGATTGATTATCAAATGTAAGTCGATTTAATTTTTTCCCATTTAAATCAAAGGAAAATAGAGCAGAAGGCTCAGAGGTGGATCTGCGAACCAGAAAGACTGCCTTGTTAATTGATGAAACGGTAAATGCATCAATGGCATTTGCATCTAAAACTTTCGCAATTTTTTTATTTGTAAGATTGATTGAATACAAGGGAGTTCCTCCCTTTTCTTCGCAGGTAAAATAAATCAATCTTGAATCTTCACTCCACTCAAAATCATTGATCCAATTGTCAAATCCGACAGAAACAATTTCCGTTTTTTTTGCAGCTCTATTATATAAAGCTAATTGAATCAAATCAGATTCATAACCTGGTGTAGATTGTGTTCGATAAGCAATAAACTTTCCATCAGGTGAGTATTTTGGCGAACCATCCCATGCTTTATTCAGCGGTGTAATGTTTATTGCATCGCCACTATCCGAAGTTAGGATCCACAAATCGGAATTCGTTGTCGTTGCTTGTGAAACTGAAGTTGACTTGTCGCGATTGGAAGCAAAGCATAATTCCTTCCCATCAGGAGAAAAAGTAAAATTGGTTGAACCTCCAAGAGAAAAAATTGGTGAGTCGAAATCCCCAGGCGTTAAATCTTTTATTTCATTCGATTCAACATTGACTGAAAAAATGTGACTTCTTTTCCCATCTGAATATTCTGTCCAATGACGGTATAGAAGCTCGTCTGCCATATGAGCCTGGATTACTCCATCTGACATCGAATCATTGATTTTCTTATTACAATCATCATTACTTCCGCATGCCGGGAAAACGGTTGTTGAAAATGCAATAAATCGACTATCTGGAGACCAGGTAATTTCTCCAATTCCTGTAGATACCGAAGTAATCTTTTTTGATTCGCCTCCATTTAGCGGCAATAAATATATTTGCGATTCTCCTGACCTGGTCGATATAAATGCTAACCATTTACCATCTGGTGAGAATCTTGGATTATAATCCGCTCCTTTGAAATGTGTCAATTGTTTAATCGATTTGTTTGATAAATTCATCAGATAAATGTCAGTATTCGATTTGCCTTTTGGGAGATCATAGCTGGCCAAAGTGTAAGCAAGAAAATTTTCATTCGGTGAAAGCTGTGGATCGGAGATATATTTGAGTTTGTAAAGATCTTCTATTTCGAATGCTCGTTTTTGTGCAACACTAATAATTGGAAGAAATAAAACTAGCAACACGGTTATCCTGAGATTCATTTTGTCCTCATAAAGTTGATATAGGCATAATGTATAATTTGTATCGGAAATTATGGAAAATTTAGCCAAGAAAAAATAAAACCCGCTCGGAATTTTCCTCACGGGTTTTTGGTAGCTATGAGATATGAGTTGTTATTTGAGCAACATAGTTTTGATTACACTTTCAAACTTCCCTGAATTCAGCCGAATGAAATAAATCCCGCTTGACAAATAATATTTCGAAGCTTCAAAGTTAATTTCGTAAGAACCGGCAGATTTATATTCATTCATTAAATTTGCAATTTCTCTCCCAAGGATATCGTAAATCTTGATTTGGACATGTTCCCCATTTGGAATACTGAAACGAATCCTAGTCGATGGATTAAACGGATTAGGATAATTTTGATACAGCTTATATTCTGTCGGAAGTATTTCCCCAGCTACACTTGTTGTCAGCGAGTAGTTTCGTTTACCAGGTGTAAGGATGTTAATCTGAAGCGGATTTGTTGGGTCATCTCCGGTAAATTCTTTCGCTGGATCAACAATCCAACCACCTTTGCCCGGATATCTGTCGTGCGGTGTAGGATCAACTCCATCGTCATTATTAAAAATTCCGATTGCACTATTTGCAAATATTGCTCCGTCATCATCACCGATTCCTAAAAAAGGATTTATAAAACTAACACCATTAGCTGTTATGCCAAATGAAGTTGGAGTTACTGTTGAACTCTCGGCGATAAAATCTACCCCAATGTCATCACTATAAGAATCCGTTTTTCCAGGATGCAGCAATGCAATGCTGTGATTCAATTCAGGTAAATTGAAAGAGATGTCAGAATTTAGAATTAAATTTCTGTTTCCAATATACAGAATCATCGTGCTGTCAGAAAAATCTAAATCATCTTCTTGGAAATAATAATCGTTCAGTGTTTTTTTCTCAGCGATAATCAATATATATGTTCCTTTTGGAACATTAGCAAATTGAGAAACGGCTCCAAAAACTATCGATCCTTCGTTTGGATTAAGCGGATTTCTTGTTGTTTTTGTTTCATTGATAGTTAATCTCCATCCTCTTAAATCGACACCGCCGGATTTCGTAACTAATAATTCGACCCAAGAACCTTCAATTGGTCGGTTCCCAATAGTTTGATATTTCGTACCATTGTCACTGCACCAATACTCATTGATGATTACATCATTAGCTTTGATTGTGATTGCGGCAGTATCGGGTTCAAAAATCGCTTCAAGGTTTGTAGTACTTGAAATTGTTTTTGTAAATGTTGCTTTCGTTGAAAGAGTCGTATCCGCCCATCGAACAAACTTAAATCCAATTGCAGGAGTTGCAGAAATTGTTACCTTAACACCTTTGAAGTATTCCCCTCTCCATGATCCGGATGGGATTAAAAGATTATTAACCCAAATTCTTCCTTTAAATGGATCTGAAGTGTTCACTATAATTGGCTTTGTTCCGTTGAATCCAAATTGAGTCGCGATGTATTTTCTCATGCTGTCAATTTTCACATTAATATTTGTACGAATAGTGTCCAAATTTTTTAACCATTGGGAATATGAACTCCCCCAAGCTTTTGTTTCAAACTCAATATCGGAATTAATATGATGAGCCAGAGAATCAAGAATGCGAATAACATTTTCAGGCTGAAATTCAGTATTTAACAGATCAGTGAATCTTGCTATAAACTTATTTTTGAAGTTGTCATTTGTCATTAACCTTCTAAAAATAATTGTCGCAGGAACCTTATAAGGGGCATCGCTATAATATAAATCTGTTCGGACAGTATCTCTCAATGCCCAAGCGAGAGAATTCCAAATACTGTGAGAATAAGTTCTAAATGCCCTGTCGACATCCCACAAAATGCAATTCCATTTTCCGCCCTGACGATCTCTTACCCAATAAATATTATGATGCGGCCAATCTTCATTGCCAGCATATATTTCGTAGATTTGGTAATCAATATAGTTATCAATATCCACTCGGTCTTCAACAAATTTATATTTTTCAGTATCCAATACTGTATTTGTCTGCAAAAAATTCCATAGTATGTTCCATTCAATTTTATCTCCCAATTCTTCAGTGAAATCCTCCAACAAATCTGGATTGTAAATTCCTAAATTGTCCTTAATGAAATCTTTACTGATATGTTCTCTTAAATTAAATAAACCGTGTGGTTTTCCATTCAAAAAAACTTGTGCAAAATTTCCCTTTGTGTAATATCCTCTGGTTTTGGAGTAAAGGTCTGTAACCAATTGATCTCTTACCATAGACCAACGGCTGCTCATCAAATTCATATCATTCGATCCAGCACGAATTACAAGTTCATCGAATTTCTTAATACTCGAATTATTAAAAAGCTTATACTCCAATTTAGGTTCGCCGTATTTTGATTTGAAATACAATCTCATAGATTTTTTGGAGCGACTGCGAGATGAACCACCATGGACTCTCATGCCGGCATCAATTTCAAATTTTGTATTATTAAATCGATTAAAATAATGTGCTGTTACCGGTCTTTCCCAATCATGCCCGGTGGAATCATAAAAAACAAAAATTCCTGAGTCGGGGGATGTGAGATTTCTTGGATCAGTTATTAGAGATAAAATCGGCAGACTGCCAATTGGCTGAATTATATATGTACTTGAAATAATTTCACTCGGCTTTCTAGTTGAACTTGCTGCAATCGCCCGAACGACTTTCGTTGAGTCAATAAAAAGTGGTGAAGTATATTTAATACTTGAAGTCGTTGGATTAGAACCATCGAGAGTGTAGTAGATCAAAACATTTTGTGTAGGGTGACTTAGTGTGAGTGAAATTGGTGCCGAATAGATTCCTGCAATTCTTGAGAAAATTGGTTCAGATAATGGAACAAGATGAAGACTATCGTTTGAGATGCCAGGAGTCGGAGTCTGACTAAATTGCCAGATTGAGCTTCCATCACTTTTTCTTATATAACTCACATCTGCAGTCTGTTGTCCAAAAGTAATGGAATCAACAAATGTTTGTACGGGCGAACTCAATCCAATGAATTCACCGCTTCCGCTTAATTTAAATTTTACGTGAAGGAAATTGCCGACAGCAGTATCCCTATCTGAAGCCCAAATCAGCACGAATCCTCTCGAAGGAATTATTACATTATCTGGAAAAATCCATTTATTCGGAAGGAGTGGATCATCTGTAAGACGATAACCTGATAAAAAAATTGAGTAAGAATTTGGATTGTAAAGTTCAATCCAGTCCTCATATCTGCCAAAATTATCGCGATTAGTTGTGCTATTAATCGCTAAAAATTCATTGATATAAATTTTTTGACCTAATACAATTACTGGGTATAGTAATAGAATAGTTACCAAAATTTTCTTCATGCATTACAATCCGATTTTATTTTTTAATCTACTTAAGCAAAAGCATTTTCTTGCTTTGCTTATAATCGCCAGCAGTGATGTGATAAATGTAAACACCGCTTGCTAACCTATAATCGGAAGAATTGAAAATTATTTCATGTGTACCGGCAATTTTTGTTTCATTCAGAAGAACAGCAACTTGTTGACCGAGTATATTATATACTTTCAATTCAACATTTTCGGTTTTTGGTAAACTAAATCGAATTCGAGTAATTGGATTAAATGGATTCGGATAGTTTTGATGCAGAACAAATTGAGTTGGGATGATTTCTGTTTCGACTCCAGTAGTAATAAAGAAATTCTTTTTCCCAGGAGTTAATATATTTACAGCTAAGGGATTTCCCGGATCGTCGCCAGAATATTCCTTAGAAGGATCGACAATCCAACCACCGATTCCCGGACGATTATCTCCAGGAATTGGATCAATACCATTGTCGTTATTGTAAATTCCTACAGCACTATTAACGAAAATTGCACCATCATCATCACCGATACCAATTAATGGATTAAGGAAGTTCACTCCATTCACTGAAATACCAAATGATGCTGGTGTTATTGAATCTCCTTCCGAAATAAAATCCA
This portion of the Ignavibacteria bacterium genome encodes:
- a CDS encoding guanosine monophosphate reductase — protein: MKIYTKEELNNYNYSLTYDDISLIPTKISELRSRSDIKIGTDVLGHNLNVPVLSSPMDTVTGIEMCNELTNLGAIGILNRFDSSLDSLINNGDENEGIRAVSIGLDTNESIIEKLAEKNYIICIDTANASNTYVLQKTEEIKKKYSVKIIVGNIAHGAMLQTLVDSGADAIRVGIGNGSVCTTSIQTGIGIGQVSSLLNVYFQREKNKLDIKIIADGGIKSAGDIAKAVCLGADAVMLGRMIAGTKETPGEVIKYGGQLWKKYRGSASFGVKLKNVFIEGEETMVPYKGVVKNVIDSVVDGLRSCMSYMNCQTLEDLRDSDSFAVLSNSSFIERLPKF
- a CDS encoding S9 family peptidase; the protein is MNLRITVLLVLFLPIISVAQKRAFEIEDLYKLKYISDPQLSPNENFLAYTLASYDLPKGKSNTDIYLMNLSNKSIKQLTHFKGADYNPRFSPDGKWLAFISTRSGESQIYLLPLNGGESKKITSVSTGIGEITWSPDSRFIAFSTTVFPACGSNDDCNKKINDSMSDGVIQAHMADELLYRHWTEYSDGKRSHIFSVNVESNEIKDLTPGDFDSPIFSLGGSTNFTFSPDGKELCFASNRDKSTSVSQATTTNSDLWILTSDSGDAINITPLNKAWDGSPKYSPDGKFIAYRTQSTPGYESDLIQLALYNRAAKKTEIVSVGFDNWINDFEWSEDSRLIYFTCEEKGGTPLYSINLTNKKIAKVLDANAIDAFTVSSINKAVFLVRRSTSEPSALFSFDLNGKKLNRLTFDNQSFENEIDIRPAEAYWTESKDGTKIHYFVVKPHNFNRAKKYPVILNVHGGPQSQWMDAFRGDWQVYPGKGYIVVFPNPRGSTGYGQKFTSEISKDWGGKVYEDLMAVMNEVEKLPFVDKDRIGAMGWSYGGYMMNWFQAKTKRFKCLVSMMGVYDLRSMYSSTEELWFPEWDLGGTPWDSKDIYDKWSPSNYVKNFSTPTLVITGKLDFRVPYSQSVEYFTDLQKMGVDSRLIIFKNDGHWPSFVKSMPLYYNAHLDWFSKYLGGEKAPWNMNKIIRNQIFE
- a CDS encoding T9SS type A sorting domain-containing protein; protein product: MKKILVTILLLYPVIVLGQKIYINEFLAINSTTNRDNFGRYEDWIELYNPNSYSIFLSGYRLTDDPLLPNKWIFPDNVIIPSRGFVLIWASDRDTAVGNFLHVKFKLSGSGEFIGLSSPVQTFVDSITFGQQTADVSYIRKSDGSSIWQFSQTPTPGISNDSLHLVPLSEPIFSRIAGIYSAPISLTLSHPTQNVLIYYTLDGSNPTTSSIKYTSPLFIDSTKVVRAIAASSTRKPSEIISSTYIIQPIGSLPILSLITDPRNLTSPDSGIFVFYDSTGHDWERPVTAHYFNRFNNTKFEIDAGMRVHGGSSRSRSKKSMRLYFKSKYGEPKLEYKLFNNSSIKKFDELVIRAGSNDMNLMSSRWSMVRDQLVTDLYSKTRGYYTKGNFAQVFLNGKPHGLFNLREHISKDFIKDNLGIYNPDLLEDFTEELGDKIEWNILWNFLQTNTVLDTEKYKFVEDRVDIDNYIDYQIYEIYAGNEDWPHHNIYWVRDRQGGKWNCILWDVDRAFRTYSHSIWNSLAWALRDTVRTDLYYSDAPYKVPATIIFRRLMTNDNFKNKFIARFTDLLNTEFQPENVIRILDSLAHHINSDIEFETKAWGSSYSQWLKNLDTIRTNINVKIDSMRKYIATQFGFNGTKPIIVNTSDPFKGRIWVNNLLIPSGSWRGEYFKGVKVTISATPAIGFKFVRWADTTLSTKATFTKTISSTTNLEAIFEPDTAAITIKANDVIINEYWCSDNGTKYQTIGNRPIEGSWVELLVTKSGGVDLRGWRLTINETKTTRNPLNPNEGSIVFGAVSQFANVPKGTYILIIAEKKTLNDYYFQEDDLDFSDSTMILYIGNRNLILNSDISFNLPELNHSIALLHPGKTDSYSDDIGVDFIAESSTVTPTSFGITANGVSFINPFLGIGDDDGAIFANSAIGIFNNDDGVDPTPHDRYPGKGGWIVDPAKEFTGDDPTNPLQINILTPGKRNYSLTTSVAGEILPTEYKLYQNYPNPFNPSTRIRFSIPNGEHVQIKIYDILGREIANLMNEYKSAGSYEINFEASKYYLSSGIYFIRLNSGKFESVIKTMLLK